The following coding sequences are from one Veillonella rodentium window:
- a CDS encoding AMP-binding protein yields the protein MEDDKQFSMKELFDRVEEKYKVISESKINQLVIVYMESTVDCLATILALWKVGKTYVPINKFTPKKRIDLIKSSLETFSEIRIDDNGTLDIIPHEFSPNKNDENLAYIIFTSGTTGKPKGVKITHDNLISLLTELGKFFTFTESDTWINLHSLEFDFSVWEIFGPLFYKNNLVLLGKHAKIYEFDKISELIKQSHVTILNQTPTAFFSLMNFLDTKTISNLKAVIFGGEKVDYGELQPYYQEYNPKGVEFYNLYGITEITIHGTFHKVVANDFNTTFSNIGKGIFGDNVYLERIPNTDNYEIVVSGPTVSAGYINNPAENDKRFKTGKDGRLYFSGDLGEYLPNGDINYIGRIDDQVEVNGFRVELDDVKANILDVDRSLRHIEIIKYQNRLLCFYTRVANGKSIDIKERLQDRLPEFMIPAKFIMLDSMPLTVNGKVDKKQLQNIYDNTIIMNEASNIDDYTEFELWLLREYRLEGIDFGNTSFMGLGLSSVELIDLHKKIMDRFKLKKAVNVIDLFQFKSITLFEDVYFA from the coding sequence ATGGAAGATGATAAACAATTTTCTATGAAAGAGTTATTTGATCGTGTTGAAGAAAAGTATAAAGTTATTTCTGAAAGTAAGATCAATCAATTAGTGATTGTTTATATGGAAAGTACTGTTGATTGTTTAGCAACTATATTAGCTTTATGGAAAGTCGGAAAAACATATGTGCCGATTAATAAATTTACTCCTAAGAAGCGAATCGATTTAATAAAGAGTTCGTTAGAAACATTTAGTGAAATTAGGATCGATGATAACGGAACATTAGACATCATTCCCCATGAATTTAGCCCGAATAAAAATGATGAGAATCTCGCCTATATCATATTTACCTCCGGTACTACAGGTAAGCCTAAAGGGGTAAAGATTACACATGATAATTTAATCAGTTTGCTTACTGAATTAGGTAAATTTTTCACGTTTACTGAATCCGATACTTGGATTAATTTGCATTCGCTAGAGTTTGACTTTTCTGTTTGGGAAATTTTCGGACCGCTTTTTTATAAAAACAATCTAGTTTTACTGGGAAAACATGCAAAAATCTATGAATTTGATAAGATTTCAGAACTTATCAAGCAGAGTCACGTGACGATATTAAATCAGACGCCCACTGCCTTTTTCTCTTTGATGAATTTTTTAGATACGAAAACTATAAGTAATTTGAAAGCTGTGATTTTTGGCGGTGAAAAGGTAGATTATGGGGAATTACAGCCATATTATCAGGAATATAATCCTAAGGGTGTTGAATTCTATAACTTATATGGCATTACAGAAATTACCATACATGGTACTTTCCATAAGGTGGTAGCGAATGATTTTAATACGACTTTTTCAAATATAGGTAAAGGAATATTTGGGGATAATGTGTATCTCGAAAGAATTCCCAATACTGATAATTACGAAATCGTCGTTAGTGGGCCTACGGTTAGTGCTGGATATATCAATAATCCTGCGGAAAATGATAAGCGATTTAAGACTGGCAAGGACGGTCGATTATACTTCTCCGGTGATTTAGGGGAATATCTTCCGAATGGGGACATTAATTATATAGGGCGTATAGATGATCAAGTGGAGGTCAATGGTTTTAGAGTTGAGCTGGATGATGTTAAGGCTAATATCTTAGATGTTGACCGCAGTCTTAGACATATAGAAATCATTAAGTATCAAAATCGGCTTTTGTGCTTTTACACACGGGTTGCGAATGGTAAAAGTATTGATATAAAGGAACGCCTTCAAGACAGGTTGCCTGAATTTATGATTCCCGCAAAGTTTATCATGCTTGATAGTATGCCTCTAACCGTTAACGGTAAAGTTGATAAAAAACAGTTGCAAAATATATATGACAATACAATCATAATGAATGAAGCAAGTAATATAGATGATTATACAGAGTTTGAATTATGGTTACTCAGAGAGTATAGATTAGAAGGTATAGATTTTGGAAATACCTCATTTATGGGATTAGGATTATCATCGGTAGAACTTATAGATCTTCATAAAAAAATTATGGATCGATTTAAATTGAAAAAAGCGGTTAATGTTATAGACTTATTTCAATTTAAATCGATAACGTTATTTGAAGATGTTTATTTTGCATAA
- a CDS encoding beta-ketoacyl synthase N-terminal-like domain-containing protein, with the protein MDIAIVGATFELQDTDTFDTLWRNLYDGKVITYYSCHDKEQSQFTLNNYDLDKIKKFPDKLFKYTAEQIKKMDPQHRRLLVLTYKLLHTYNLTHIGNDVNNTGVYTAVGTSHYLLHNLLASEENVDYTTYINNVPDTAATKISYNFNFHGPSVNISTACSSASLALEQAVKDLMLGRVDCSIVGTSRLPTENSISYRYRKDGIFSKTGLCAPFDKSSAGMVPGFGSIVLALKRKTDAEKDGDSILAVIKAIGISNDGSEKSSYTAPSVSGQCRAIMAAYDSCELVPSDIDYLETHGTGTAIGDAIEFESISEVFDCTLNIGSAKANYGHLDNSSSFLSILKVILMFENQVMPKQANFSEKHPFLNNDRIMINQSSQEAPINNIAINSFGIGGTNAHIILQRYNSDFKVSKVIPVSFTESGPYWIAPLKSRNDVRKNRGSITASSGEDIAQFISEYLGEDISFVQKTISEIDLESYTLLDLIDAIENKFHIMLDMSDFQEIDKPLIECVLGKLNESDTSNAFNEVLHPLGTFNKGRKTLFLIHPAGGTINGYSNFFKDIDNDYNIILISFPFANLKFVKLFSLRQLASYYKECISDFLKKNPSEYIIGGYSFGGNVAFEIAHQIQSERNSDVPDVIMIDSHPVEAYNESTKKHITDIDIQDAVHEFVKQGVVGKELADENVKKYGLIWRLNHDMLKGYTAPSEMLHSHLYIFICKEAENLDLLQKLDIRYLDKTLWQKRFRDKIHVNYVDGNHYSIYADSQLGIPIGMEIDRIMNEVPYGSE; encoded by the coding sequence GTGGATATTGCAATTGTTGGAGCTACATTTGAATTACAGGATACAGACACATTCGATACGTTATGGCGTAACTTATATGACGGAAAGGTTATAACTTATTATAGTTGTCATGATAAAGAGCAATCTCAGTTTACATTAAATAATTATGATTTGGATAAGATTAAAAAATTTCCTGACAAGTTATTTAAGTATACTGCTGAGCAAATTAAGAAGATGGATCCTCAACATAGGAGATTATTGGTATTAACGTATAAGTTATTACATACTTATAATTTAACGCATATAGGAAATGATGTTAATAATACCGGTGTATATACTGCTGTTGGGACGAGTCATTATTTGTTACATAATTTGTTAGCATCTGAAGAAAATGTAGATTATACAACATATATAAATAATGTACCGGATACGGCAGCCACAAAGATATCTTATAACTTTAATTTCCATGGACCTTCTGTTAATATCTCTACAGCTTGCTCAAGTGCGTCTTTAGCACTTGAACAAGCAGTTAAAGACCTAATGCTAGGAAGGGTGGATTGTTCCATTGTAGGTACATCGCGATTGCCGACTGAAAACTCTATTTCATATAGATATAGAAAAGATGGAATTTTTTCTAAGACAGGCCTATGTGCCCCTTTTGATAAATCTAGTGCCGGTATGGTTCCGGGCTTTGGAAGTATTGTATTGGCATTAAAGAGAAAAACAGATGCTGAGAAAGATGGTGACTCCATTTTAGCTGTAATTAAGGCTATAGGTATATCGAATGATGGAAGTGAAAAATCGAGCTATACCGCCCCTAGTGTTAGCGGTCAGTGCAGAGCTATTATGGCTGCGTATGACTCTTGTGAGTTAGTACCATCGGATATTGATTATCTTGAGACTCATGGTACGGGTACTGCCATTGGGGATGCCATTGAGTTTGAAAGTATATCAGAAGTATTTGATTGTACTTTAAATATTGGCTCAGCGAAGGCAAATTATGGTCATTTAGATAATAGCTCGTCCTTTTTATCAATTCTTAAAGTGATTTTGATGTTTGAGAATCAAGTAATGCCTAAGCAAGCTAACTTTTCAGAAAAACATCCATTTTTAAATAATGATCGAATAATGATTAATCAGAGCTCTCAAGAGGCGCCTATTAATAATATAGCTATTAATTCATTCGGCATCGGTGGAACAAACGCGCATATCATATTGCAAAGATATAATTCAGATTTTAAAGTCTCTAAGGTTATACCTGTTTCTTTTACAGAATCCGGACCGTATTGGATTGCGCCATTAAAGTCTAGAAATGATGTAAGAAAAAATAGAGGCTCTATAACAGCTAGTAGTGGAGAGGACATTGCTCAATTCATCAGTGAATATTTGGGTGAAGATATTAGTTTTGTACAAAAAACGATAAGTGAAATAGACTTGGAATCGTATACATTATTGGATTTAATTGATGCAATAGAAAATAAATTCCATATTATGTTGGATATGAGTGACTTTCAGGAAATCGATAAACCGTTAATAGAATGTGTTCTGGGTAAATTAAATGAGTCCGATACAAGTAACGCATTTAACGAAGTATTACATCCACTGGGGACATTCAATAAGGGACGTAAGACCTTATTTTTAATTCATCCGGCCGGCGGAACAATTAATGGGTATAGTAATTTCTTCAAGGATATAGATAATGACTATAATATCATCTTAATCTCCTTTCCTTTTGCTAATCTTAAATTTGTGAAGTTGTTTAGCTTAAGACAGTTGGCTAGCTATTATAAAGAATGTATTTCAGATTTTTTGAAAAAGAATCCATCAGAATACATCATAGGCGGGTATTCATTTGGAGGAAATGTAGCGTTTGAGATTGCTCATCAAATTCAGTCAGAGAGGAATTCTGATGTACCGGATGTGATTATGATTGATTCGCATCCTGTTGAAGCATATAATGAGTCTACTAAGAAACACATTACAGATATCGATATTCAAGACGCTGTACATGAATTTGTGAAACAAGGTGTTGTAGGGAAAGAGCTTGCTGATGAAAATGTAAAGAAATACGGTCTTATATGGAGACTTAACCATGATATGCTAAAGGGGTATACAGCTCCCAGTGAAATGCTTCATAGTCATCTTTATATTTTTATTTGTAAAGAGGCTGAAAACCTTGATTTGTTACAAAAGCTTGATATTCGATACTTGGATAAGACTTTGTGGCAAAAGCGATTTAGGGATAAAATTCATGTGAATTACGTTGATGGAAATCATTATTCGATTTATGCTGATAGTCAGTTAGGAATACCGATTGGTATGGAAATTGATCGAATTATGAATGAGGTACCTTATGGATCTGAATAG
- a CDS encoding HXXEE domain-containing protein encodes MDLNSFFLLFPSIFMLHEFEEMLLFPHFMGKNQQLQRRFLAGAFTPSRFNAIVCQEFILLLIVLGLSIYFKSFDIYITVIIAYIYHVIGHIFQSIFLRQYLPGVLSGIITAGYCTYQMYDVVSANYWLLAYSFITLLLILVNIAVSFKILQTLQRQSD; translated from the coding sequence ATGGATCTGAATAGTTTTTTCTTATTGTTTCCCAGTATTTTTATGTTGCACGAATTTGAGGAGATGCTCTTGTTTCCTCATTTTATGGGGAAAAATCAGCAGTTGCAACGTCGATTTTTGGCGGGGGCATTTACACCGTCTAGATTCAATGCCATCGTTTGTCAGGAATTTATACTCCTGTTGATTGTGCTGGGCTTGAGTATTTATTTTAAAAGCTTCGACATTTACATCACCGTCATCATAGCGTATATATACCATGTGATCGGGCATATATTCCAAAGTATTTTCCTGCGACAGTACTTACCGGGTGTCCTTAGCGGCATCATCACGGCCGGTTATTGTACTTATCAGATGTATGATGTGGTATCAGCGAATTACTGGCTCTTGGCGTATTCGTTCATAACATTGCTGCTTATCCTTGTAAACATTGCGGTGAGTTTTAAAATATTACAGACGTTACAAAGACAATCTGATTAG
- a CDS encoding DUF308 domain-containing protein has protein sequence MSGSSRLFFIVSGIVSIILGIFLLLNPVINLMAFAWLFSIIFFVSAVSSIINYFMLPSELRSGWYLISGIINALFGIFLVCGGFAFLPLVFPITIGIWMVIDAIIIFIKSRNADSMGSLLGGSAKWLALVLLLLGLLLIFKPIASGEVFIYFIAFGFLFDGIHSIAEAFRK, from the coding sequence ATGAGTGGTTCAAGCAGATTATTCTTTATTGTATCGGGCATTGTAAGCATTATCCTGGGGATATTCTTACTATTAAACCCCGTTATTAATCTCATGGCTTTTGCCTGGCTATTTTCTATTATCTTTTTTGTCAGTGCAGTCAGCTCCATTATAAATTATTTTATGTTACCCTCTGAACTGCGTAGCGGCTGGTATCTCATCAGCGGCATTATCAATGCTTTATTCGGTATCTTTCTCGTGTGCGGCGGATTTGCATTCCTACCGTTGGTATTCCCGATCACAATCGGTATCTGGATGGTAATCGATGCTATCATCATTTTCATTAAATCCAGAAATGCCGACTCCATGGGATCACTACTGGGAGGCAGTGCAAAATGGCTCGCACTTGTTCTGTTACTACTAGGCCTGTTACTCATATTCAAGCCGATTGCTTCCGGTGAGGTATTTATATACTTTATCGCTTTCGGTTTCCTGTTTGACGGTATTCACTCCATCGCGGAGGCTTTCAGAAAATAA
- a CDS encoding 2-isopropylmalate synthase, translated as MEQNRIYFFDTTLRDGEQTPGVALQTPEKVEIAKGLVRLGIDVIEAGFPAASPGDFEAVQTIAREVKGATICGLARANEKDVQKVAEALADAERSRLHVFIATSEIHMKYKLKMTREEVLAKVRSILEFAKGKFDEIEFSGEDASRTDLDFLCEVFGVAIAGGATILNVPDTVGYMMPREFADKIRYIREHTPGIDKAIISVHCHDDLGLANANSLAAIEAGARQVECTVNGLGERAGNVGIEEVVMALKTRHDYFGDLQVHIDTKQFTKVSKLVSRLTGVVVPPNKAIIGSNAFAHESGIHQHGMLNNPETYEIMTPESVGAEKTNIVLGKHSGRHAFDDHLKSLGFHTFTEEKINDLFVKFKALADRKKQVYDDDIIALVVDNIHHKKAFELVAQYYKLGEKGYAYADVRLMTPDGERADAAVGDGPVDASLKAVERVVGLPISLKDYQIRAITAGKDALGEATLKVEYNGRLYHGRGISTDIVKSSVNAYINAVNSVFLAMELEQQEEE; from the coding sequence ATGGAACAGAATCGCATATATTTCTTTGATACAACGCTTCGTGACGGAGAACAGACACCGGGTGTGGCACTGCAGACACCGGAGAAGGTGGAAATTGCGAAAGGCCTAGTACGCCTCGGCATCGACGTAATCGAAGCCGGATTCCCGGCCGCATCTCCGGGGGATTTTGAAGCGGTACAGACCATTGCACGCGAAGTGAAGGGCGCAACCATCTGCGGCTTGGCGCGCGCCAATGAGAAGGATGTACAGAAGGTGGCGGAGGCCCTTGCGGATGCGGAGCGCAGCCGGTTGCATGTGTTTATCGCTACATCCGAAATCCATATGAAATATAAATTGAAGATGACTCGTGAAGAGGTGTTGGCAAAGGTACGATCCATTTTGGAATTTGCCAAGGGTAAATTCGACGAAATCGAGTTCTCCGGTGAAGATGCATCCCGTACGGATCTTGACTTTTTGTGTGAAGTATTCGGCGTAGCTATCGCCGGCGGCGCTACGATTCTCAATGTGCCGGACACGGTAGGCTATATGATGCCGCGAGAATTTGCCGATAAGATTCGCTACATCAGGGAACATACACCGGGTATTGATAAGGCGATTATCTCCGTTCACTGTCACGATGATCTGGGCCTTGCCAATGCGAACTCCCTGGCGGCTATCGAGGCGGGGGCGCGTCAGGTGGAATGTACCGTCAACGGACTTGGCGAACGGGCCGGCAATGTCGGTATCGAAGAGGTCGTGATGGCCCTTAAAACGCGTCACGATTACTTCGGCGACCTCCAGGTACATATCGATACGAAACAATTTACAAAGGTATCCAAACTCGTAAGTCGTTTAACAGGCGTTGTAGTGCCGCCGAACAAGGCGATTATCGGTTCCAATGCATTCGCGCATGAATCCGGTATTCACCAGCACGGTATGCTCAACAATCCTGAAACCTATGAAATCATGACACCTGAGTCCGTCGGGGCCGAGAAGACGAACATCGTGCTCGGTAAACACTCGGGGCGCCATGCCTTCGATGATCATTTGAAATCCCTTGGGTTCCATACTTTCACGGAGGAAAAAATCAACGATCTGTTTGTGAAGTTTAAAGCGTTGGCGGACCGCAAAAAACAAGTGTACGACGACGATATTATCGCCCTTGTGGTGGACAATATTCATCATAAAAAAGCGTTCGAGCTCGTGGCTCAATACTACAAATTGGGTGAAAAAGGTTACGCATACGCTGATGTCCGTCTCATGACTCCGGATGGTGAAAGAGCGGATGCTGCGGTCGGCGACGGTCCGGTAGACGCGTCCCTCAAGGCCGTTGAACGTGTGGTTGGCTTGCCGATCAGCCTGAAAGACTACCAGATCCGCGCGATTACAGCCGGTAAAGATGCCCTCGGGGAAGCCACCCTCAAGGTGGAATACAACGGTCGCTTGTACCATGGTCGTGGTATCAGCACCGATATCGTTAAATCAAGTGTGAATGCATATATCAATGCGGTGAATTCCGTATTCCTAGCTATGGAGCTAGAACAACAGGAGGAAGAATAA
- the leuC gene encoding 3-isopropylmalate dehydratase large subunit, with protein MGMTITEKNMARHAGLDVVKPGQIIECHLDAVLMNDITFPPARREFLKIGKPVFDRHKIYLVPDHFTPNKDIQSATQAKVMRDFVREYGITNYFEVGRMGIEHVILPEKGLIGPGEMMIGADSHTCTYGAVNAFSTGVGSTDAGVAMAEGKTWFKVPETIKVELVGKPNKWVTGKDIILELIGRIGVDGARYMALEFAGEGVQHMTMADRLTICNMAIEAGGKCGVFPYDEITEAYIKGRVHRPVEPINPDPDAVYAQTVTIDLSKLQPVVAFPHLPSNTHYIGDIDKDIKIDQVIIGSCTNGRYEDLVAAAEIFKGRKVAPFVRCIVIPGSQDVYDQAMKEGLLDIFIQADCAVSTPTCGPCLGGYMGIMAEGERTVSTTNRNFRGRMGHVDSEVYLASPYVAAASAVLGRIAGPEEV; from the coding sequence ATGGGAATGACCATTACTGAAAAAAATATGGCTCGTCACGCGGGCCTCGATGTCGTTAAGCCGGGTCAGATTATCGAATGTCATTTGGATGCGGTGTTGATGAACGATATCACATTTCCACCGGCTCGCAGAGAGTTTTTGAAAATCGGAAAACCCGTATTCGACCGTCATAAAATCTACTTGGTGCCGGATCATTTCACACCGAATAAAGATATTCAGTCCGCTACACAGGCTAAGGTGATGCGCGACTTCGTACGCGAATATGGTATTACGAATTACTTTGAAGTGGGGCGTATGGGGATTGAGCATGTTATTTTGCCGGAAAAAGGTCTAATCGGTCCCGGTGAAATGATGATCGGTGCGGACTCTCACACGTGTACATATGGCGCGGTTAACGCATTCTCAACAGGCGTCGGTTCCACCGATGCGGGCGTGGCGATGGCGGAAGGCAAAACATGGTTCAAGGTGCCTGAAACCATCAAGGTTGAACTCGTCGGAAAGCCTAACAAATGGGTAACCGGTAAGGACATCATTCTTGAATTAATCGGACGCATCGGCGTTGACGGTGCTCGTTATATGGCCCTTGAATTTGCCGGCGAAGGCGTACAGCATATGACTATGGCTGACCGCCTGACGATTTGTAACATGGCTATCGAAGCGGGCGGCAAATGCGGCGTATTCCCTTATGATGAAATTACCGAAGCGTATATCAAAGGTCGCGTACATCGACCTGTTGAGCCTATCAATCCCGACCCTGATGCGGTGTATGCGCAAACGGTAACCATCGACTTGTCCAAATTGCAGCCGGTCGTGGCATTCCCGCATTTGCCTTCCAATACGCATTACATCGGCGATATCGATAAAGATATCAAAATCGATCAGGTCATTATCGGTTCCTGTACAAATGGCCGTTACGAAGACCTGGTGGCTGCCGCTGAAATCTTTAAAGGTCGCAAGGTGGCTCCATTCGTGCGCTGTATCGTGATCCCGGGCTCTCAGGATGTGTACGATCAGGCGATGAAAGAAGGCCTCTTGGATATTTTCATTCAGGCTGACTGTGCCGTGTCCACACCGACTTGCGGACCTTGTCTGGGCGGTTACATGGGCATCATGGCCGAAGGGGAACGCACCGTTTCCACGACGAACCGTAATTTCCGCGGGCGCATGGGACATGTGGATTCCGAGGTGTATTTGGCAAGCCCGTATGTGGCGGCAGCGAGTGCTGTACTAGGCCGTATTGCAGGGCCTGAGGAGGTTTAA
- a CDS encoding 3-isopropylmalate dehydratase small subunit, whose protein sequence is MDFESKKIWRYGDDVDTDVIIPARYLAISDWNELAEHAMEDIDTTFAPNVKAGEIMVAGKNFGCGSSREHAPGVIKAKGVPVIVAHSFARIFFRNAINIGLPVVEIGDQVDRIDAGDAIGVDLSKGIVYNLTKNEQYQGTELPQFIQDIAAAGGLVSFAKNRK, encoded by the coding sequence ATGGATTTTGAAAGCAAAAAAATCTGGCGCTACGGCGACGATGTAGATACAGACGTAATTATTCCTGCCCGCTATCTGGCGATTTCCGACTGGAACGAGTTGGCGGAACATGCGATGGAGGATATTGATACGACCTTCGCCCCCAATGTGAAAGCCGGAGAAATCATGGTGGCCGGAAAGAACTTCGGTTGCGGCTCCTCCCGTGAACATGCTCCTGGCGTTATCAAAGCAAAAGGTGTGCCTGTTATCGTGGCGCATTCCTTTGCGCGAATCTTCTTCCGTAATGCCATCAACATCGGTTTGCCTGTTGTTGAAATCGGAGACCAGGTGGACAGAATCGATGCAGGTGATGCAATCGGCGTGGATTTGTCTAAAGGGATTGTGTATAACTTGACGAAAAACGAACAATACCAAGGAACGGAGTTGCCACAATTTATTCAAGATATTGCGGCGGCCGGCGGTCTTGTGAGCTTTGCGAAAAACCGCAAGTAG
- the leuB gene encoding 3-isopropylmalate dehydrogenase codes for MSEKNIVLIPGDGIGTEIIAAAKAVCDVAFEKAGVAVNWIDKKAGGASIDAYGVPLTEETVEACKKADAVLLGAVGGPKWDNVDPAIRPEKAILGLRKELGLFCNLRPVKIYPSLQEYSPLKKELVQDVDFVIVRELTGGIYFGEREEAQGEGADEFAWDKETYSRYEVERIMDIAMETARKRNKKVVSVDKANVLASSRLWRKIAQEKAAANPDISTDYFYVDNTAMQLVVNPAQFDVIVTTNLFGDILSDEGAVISGSIGLLPSASMGTGTALYEPIHGSAPDIMGRNLANPLGTILSAAMMCRHSLDLPRVADAIESAVEQVLIDGYRTGDIYREGFKRVGTIEMAQAVIERL; via the coding sequence ATGAGCGAAAAGAATATTGTATTGATTCCCGGTGACGGTATCGGTACGGAGATTATTGCGGCGGCGAAGGCCGTGTGCGACGTGGCGTTTGAAAAGGCGGGCGTAGCGGTTAACTGGATTGATAAAAAGGCGGGCGGTGCGTCTATCGATGCATACGGCGTGCCGTTGACAGAGGAGACGGTTGAGGCTTGTAAGAAGGCCGATGCCGTATTGTTGGGCGCTGTTGGCGGTCCTAAATGGGATAATGTAGATCCTGCTATCCGTCCTGAAAAGGCAATCTTAGGTCTTCGTAAAGAGCTTGGCTTGTTCTGCAATTTACGTCCTGTTAAAATTTATCCGTCTTTACAAGAGTATTCTCCACTTAAAAAGGAGCTTGTACAGGATGTAGACTTCGTTATCGTTCGTGAGCTGACGGGCGGTATCTATTTCGGTGAGCGTGAAGAGGCACAAGGTGAAGGTGCTGACGAGTTTGCTTGGGATAAAGAGACATATAGCCGTTACGAAGTAGAGCGCATTATGGACATTGCCATGGAGACGGCTCGCAAACGCAATAAAAAGGTCGTATCCGTGGATAAAGCGAATGTATTGGCGTCCTCCCGCTTATGGCGTAAAATTGCGCAAGAGAAAGCGGCTGCGAACCCGGATATCAGCACGGATTACTTCTATGTGGACAATACGGCGATGCAGCTCGTTGTCAATCCTGCACAGTTCGATGTTATCGTAACGACGAATCTCTTCGGCGATATTCTTTCCGATGAAGGCGCCGTTATCTCCGGCTCTATCGGCTTATTGCCGTCCGCATCCATGGGGACCGGGACCGCTTTGTATGAACCGATACATGGCTCCGCGCCGGATATCATGGGCCGGAACTTGGCGAATCCGTTGGGGACAATCCTGTCCGCCGCGATGATGTGCCGTCATTCCCTTGATTTACCTCGAGTTGCCGATGCTATTGAAAGCGCTGTTGAGCAAGTGCTCATCGATGGATACCGTACGGGCGATATCTACCGCGAAGGCTTCAAACGGGTGGGGACAATCGAAATGGCGCAAGCGGTGATTGAGCGTCTATAA
- a CDS encoding helix-hairpin-helix domain-containing protein has protein sequence MKKASDLKTIPGIGVNMEQHLFNIGIKTIEDLIGKDPEELYLKDTAFNGRPSDRCVLYVFRLAVYYAENEYHDPDKLKWWYWKDK, from the coding sequence ATGAAAAAAGCAAGCGATTTAAAAACAATCCCCGGAATAGGTGTAAACATGGAGCAACACCTATTTAATATCGGTATCAAAACAATTGAAGACCTGATTGGTAAAGACCCCGAAGAACTCTATCTGAAAGATACTGCCTTTAACGGCCGACCGTCCGACAGATGCGTTCTCTACGTTTTTCGGCTTGCAGTCTATTACGCCGAAAATGAATACCACGATCCGGATAAACTGAAATGGTGGTACTGGAAAGACAAATAA